A genomic window from Flavobacterium phycosphaerae includes:
- a CDS encoding peptidylprolyl isomerase, translated as MAVLSKIRKRSGLLLLAIGFALLSFVVQDLFTKGFKSLSTDVGSVNGKDISFDEFRVKVANTEKNAQNGQNMTSMQASNQVWNQEVNIALLSAEFEKLGLRVGEKHIIEVLKSDPNIGQNKLFLNAAGKFDLNKFKDYFKTNPEGLQMLKDREKDAELNAKYQIYNSLVKGAMFTTEAEGKFKYEAEMNKVTFDFVSVPYSTVKDSDVKVTDEEIIAYMKTKEKKFKSEESRELDYVLIQDKPSAADEAEIKKNVDALLMPSVRYNKETSKNDTIPGFRSVTDNAEFVNANSDIPFDSSYVAKQDLPAEHADALFALANGDVYGPYMYNNYYCISKALGRKAGAKAKASHILISWEGTQVPNKKEKRTKEQAKAKAEGLLAQATANPAMFAILAMTNSDDSSAQSGGDLGFFAPGQMVKPFNDFVFNNPIGKIGLVETEFGYHIINVTDKQDAVRLATIAQKIEPSEATNDKIYTQATKFEMDAAGKDFTALAKQMKLTVNPAVRVKAIDESFGSVSNQRQIVKWAFDDNTSIGDVKRFEVVNVGHVIAKLKSITEKGLMSVEEARPQVELVLKNKKKAEKIKAKMNGTTLAAIAAANKVTVQNAMDLSIENPAIPSAGYEPKVIGTAFSSKVGQVSKPIDGNSGVYVIATKAVTKAPALKKHDEYTAKVQQQAVNYSGRVMPALKNDADIQDNRADFY; from the coding sequence ATGGCAGTTTTATCAAAAATTAGAAAACGCTCAGGTTTACTTTTACTAGCTATCGGTTTTGCCTTATTATCATTTGTAGTACAGGATTTATTTACCAAAGGCTTCAAAAGTTTATCTACTGACGTAGGATCCGTAAACGGAAAAGATATTTCTTTTGATGAGTTTAGAGTAAAAGTGGCAAACACTGAAAAAAATGCGCAAAACGGTCAAAACATGACGTCAATGCAAGCATCTAATCAGGTTTGGAACCAAGAAGTAAACATCGCTTTACTTTCGGCTGAATTCGAAAAATTAGGATTACGCGTAGGCGAAAAACATATTATTGAAGTATTAAAATCAGATCCGAACATTGGTCAAAACAAATTGTTTTTGAATGCAGCCGGCAAATTTGATCTTAACAAATTCAAGGATTATTTCAAAACCAATCCGGAAGGATTGCAAATGTTGAAAGACAGAGAAAAAGATGCTGAGCTTAACGCCAAGTATCAAATCTATAATTCATTAGTAAAAGGCGCCATGTTTACTACTGAAGCCGAAGGAAAATTCAAATACGAAGCTGAAATGAACAAAGTAACTTTTGACTTTGTTTCTGTACCATACTCTACTGTAAAAGACAGCGATGTGAAAGTAACCGATGAGGAAATCATTGCTTACATGAAAACGAAAGAGAAAAAATTCAAATCAGAAGAAAGCCGCGAATTGGATTATGTCTTAATTCAAGACAAACCATCAGCTGCTGACGAAGCTGAAATCAAGAAAAATGTTGATGCTTTATTGATGCCAAGTGTTCGTTACAACAAAGAAACGTCTAAAAACGATACCATTCCTGGGTTCAGATCAGTTACAGATAATGCAGAGTTTGTAAATGCTAATTCAGATATTCCGTTTGATTCTTCTTATGTAGCTAAACAAGATTTACCTGCAGAACATGCAGATGCTTTATTTGCATTAGCTAACGGTGATGTTTACGGTCCTTATATGTACAACAACTACTATTGCATTTCAAAAGCCTTAGGAAGAAAAGCCGGTGCTAAAGCAAAAGCCAGCCACATCTTGATCAGCTGGGAAGGCACACAAGTACCAAACAAAAAAGAAAAAAGAACCAAAGAACAAGCTAAAGCTAAAGCAGAAGGTTTGTTAGCACAAGCTACAGCCAACCCGGCTATGTTTGCTATATTAGCCATGACCAACTCTGATGATTCATCAGCGCAAAGTGGTGGTGATTTAGGATTTTTTGCACCGGGTCAAATGGTAAAACCTTTTAATGATTTTGTATTCAATAATCCTATCGGTAAAATTGGTTTAGTTGAAACTGAATTTGGATACCACATCATCAATGTTACCGACAAGCAAGATGCTGTAAGATTAGCAACCATTGCTCAAAAAATTGAGCCTTCAGAAGCTACTAATGATAAAATCTATACTCAGGCTACCAAGTTTGAAATGGATGCAGCCGGTAAAGACTTTACAGCATTAGCTAAGCAAATGAAATTAACGGTAAATCCAGCTGTAAGAGTAAAAGCCATTGACGAAAGTTTTGGTTCAGTTAGCAACCAAAGACAAATTGTGAAATGGGCCTTTGATGACAACACCAGCATTGGTGATGTAAAACGTTTTGAAGTGGTGAATGTCGGACATGTAATTGCCAAATTAAAATCAATCACTGAAAAAGGATTAATGTCAGTAGAAGAAGCCAGACCGCAAGTGGAATTGGTGTTGAAAAACAAAAAGAAAGCAGAAAAAATCAAAGCCAAAATGAATGGTACTACTTTAGCCGCTATTGCAGCAGCTAATAAAGTAACGGTTCAAAACGCAATGGATTTAAGTATCGAAAACCCAGCTATTCCAAGCGCAGGTTATGAGCCAAAAGTAATTGGAACTGCCTTTTCTTCTAAAGTTGGACAAGTTTCAAAACCAATTGATGGTAATTCAGGTGTATATGTAATTGCTACGAAAGCGGTTACCAAAGCGCCAGCCTTGAAAAAACACGACGAGTATACTGCTAAAGTACAACAACAAGCTGTAAACTATTCGGGTAGAGTAATGCCGGCATTGAAAAACGATGCAGACATTCAGGATAACAGAGCTGATTTCTACTAA
- a CDS encoding GYDIA family GHMP kinase, whose product MKKTFYSNGKLLITGEYVVLDGAKAFALPTKYGQNLTVEPTEGEVIHWTSYDSDGSVWFEAVIPFASIVRKERFDDAHTIKNTLIEILHEAYLIHSDFITTAKGYRIITELTFPKKWGLGTSSTLINNIAQWLQIDAYVLLKRSFGGSGYDIACAQNNTGIIYQLVDDQPVVELVHFKPDFTDKLFFVYLNKKQNSRNAITSYFGKHNNIEKTIPIIDSITKTVVEATEPKTFALALQRHEIELSNILELATVKESLFEDFQGVIKSLGAWGGDFVLSISKENPTDYFRQKGYETVIPYQQMIVEQ is encoded by the coding sequence ATGAAAAAAACCTTTTACAGCAACGGCAAATTATTAATTACGGGAGAATACGTGGTGCTTGACGGCGCCAAAGCGTTTGCCTTACCCACCAAATACGGTCAAAATTTAACAGTTGAACCAACAGAAGGAGAAGTTATTCATTGGACGAGTTACGACAGCGACGGCAGTGTTTGGTTTGAAGCAGTCATTCCGTTTGCCTCTATCGTTAGGAAGGAACGCTTTGACGATGCCCATACTATTAAAAACACCCTGATAGAAATTTTGCACGAAGCCTATTTAATCCATTCTGATTTTATTACTACTGCCAAAGGCTATCGTATTATTACCGAATTAACTTTTCCTAAAAAATGGGGTTTAGGGACTTCTTCTACCTTGATTAATAACATAGCGCAATGGTTGCAAATAGATGCTTATGTACTGCTGAAAAGAAGTTTTGGCGGTAGTGGCTATGATATTGCCTGCGCTCAAAATAATACCGGAATTATTTACCAGTTGGTGGATGATCAACCGGTGGTGGAGTTGGTACACTTCAAACCCGATTTTACAGACAAACTCTTTTTTGTTTATTTGAATAAAAAGCAAAACAGCCGCAATGCCATTACCTCTTATTTTGGCAAACACAACAACATTGAAAAAACCATTCCAATCATTGACAGTATTACTAAAACCGTGGTGGAAGCTACAGAGCCCAAAACATTTGCCTTAGCCCTACAGCGTCACGAAATTGAATTGAGCAACATCTTAGAATTGGCCACCGTAAAAGAATCACTCTTTGAGGATTTTCAGGGAGTTATAAAAAGTCTTGGTGCTTGGGGAGGCGATTTTGTACTCAGCATTTCTAAAGAAAACCCCACCGACTATTTCAGACAAAAAGGATACGAAACGGTTATCCCTTATCAACAGATGATAGTCGAACAATAA